The following proteins are encoded in a genomic region of Vidua macroura isolate BioBank_ID:100142 chromosome 10, ASM2450914v1, whole genome shotgun sequence:
- the RTP2 gene encoding receptor-transporting protein 2, whose translation MSTWQHIFAVKMEEMNITDPWTLLEDDALQVQACRPGWKEFVQRRALGKFHCSQCFYNWSSAKVHILFHMCHCQGCGTVSMRIFRQKCRRCPNSRLEDPEFSLDTVETILHNLVIKILQYFYKKPVQPSDLLEVVVDTPVMGPHDRAHCEACELGICNRSQRAPALDAWKPLMDEDKARMHSIESGLAWPSDVWKSLKNKAEAGTDCTESRSSLGSDDCKPLIGVGKARTHHTKLQSAPARVAWNTNVSRTSQTPKHQGLRPHEAPIHHPSPSNSNFPWKRCCCIGSSLLCVLALIIFIVLYFPIL comes from the exons CAGGTGCAAGCCTGCAGGCCTGGCTGGAAGGAGTTTGTGCAGCGCCGTGCTCTTGGGAA GTTTCACTGCTCCCAGTGCTTTTATAACTGGTCTTCCGCCAAAGTGCACATCCTGTTCCACATGTGCCACTGCCAAGGCTGTGGCACAGTATCGATGCGAATCTTTCGCCAGAAATGCAGGCGCTGCCCTAACTCCCGGCTGGAGGATCCTGAGTTCAGCCTGGACACTGTGGAGACAATTCTGCACAACCTGGTGATAAAGATCCTCCAGTATTTCTACAAGAAGCCTGTCCAGCCCTCTGACCTCCTGGAAGTCGTGGTGGATACACCAGTGATGGGCCCACACGACCGTGCCCACTGCGAGGCCTGTGAGCTCGGCATTTGCAACAGGTCACAGAGAGCCCCGGCACTGGATGCCTGGAAGCCCTTGATGGATGAGGACAAGGCCAGGATGCACAGCATCGAGTCAGGGCTGGCCTGGCCATCAGATGTCTGGAAGTCCTTAAAAAATAAGGCGGAGGCCGGAACCGATTGCACGGAATCACGGTCATCCCTGGGATCAGATGACTGCAAGCCCTTGATTGGTGTGGGCAAGGCCAGGACCCATCACACTAAGTTGCAGTCAGCCCCAGCACGGGTTGCCTGGAATACAAATGTGTCCAGGACCTCTCAGACCCCAAAACACCAGGGCTTAAGGCCCCATGAAGCCCCGATCCACCACCCCTCACCCTCCAACAGCAACTTCCCCTGGAAACGGTGTTGCTGCATCGGCAGCtctttgctctgtgttttggcACTGATAATCTTCATTGTgctttattttcccattctgtAG
- the MASP1 gene encoding mannan-binding lectin serine protease 1 isoform X1, translating into MWGTAAGTGRRDLHGKCQTAPDAHTHRRTQARKSPDRDKAASGALGKKQSRPPQASHRSSAPNPPGNSPSSKMRYPLAWPFCALLLCVADAVELTDMFGEIQSPNFPDSYPSDSEMTWNISVPDGFKIKLYFMHFDLESSYLCEYDYVKIETEDQELATFCGRETTDTEQAPGQQVILSPGPYMGLTFRSDFSNEERFTGFDAHYTAVDVDECQEKSDEELACDHYCHNYIGGYYCSCRFGYILHSDNRTCKVECSDNLYTQRSGVITSADFPSPYPKSSDCLYRIELEEGFFITLNFEDSFDVEDHPEVTCPYDHIKIKAGQKEFGPFCGEKSPGRIETQTNSVQIRFHSDNSGENRGWKLSYTAIGNPCPLVQPPINGKIEPSQAKYTFKDQVVISCNTGYKVLKDNVESDSFQIECLKDGTWSNKIPICKIADCKAPPELEHGFVTFSTRNNLTTYQAAIQYHCQHPYYHMAPNSTATYTCDALGQWRSEELGTKLPSCRPVCGRPARPLPGIIKRIIGGRNAEPGFFPWQALIVVEDMSRVPNDKWFGSGALLSESWVLTAAHVLRSQRRDKTVIPVSKEHVTIYLALHDVRNKMEAVNRTVERIILHEEFDIQNYNHDIALVKLKEKVTMGKYVMPVCLPQFEHELEGPHPNTLGLVAGWGISNPNITVDEIISSGMRTLSDILQYVKLPVVLHAECKTSYESRSGNYSVTENMFCAGYYEGGKDTCLGDSGGAFVIQDPGTRRWVAQGLVSWGGPEECGSKQVYGVYTKVSNYVDWVEQKTGSSERWTFLDPELER; encoded by the exons GTACCCCCTGGCCTGGCCCTTCTGTGCCTTGCTGCTCTGCGTGGCAGATGCCGTGGAGCTGACAGACATGTTTGGGGAGATCCAGTCTCCCAACTTCCCTGACTCCTATCCCAGTGACTCGGAAATGACGTGGAATATCTCTGTGCCTGATGGATTTAAAATCAAGCTGTACTTCATGCATTTTGACTTGGAGTCATCCTACCTCTGTGAATACGACTACGTGAAG ATTGAAACTGAGGACCAGGAGCTGGCAACCTTCTGTGGCAGGGAGACAACGGACACAGAGCAGGCTCCAGGACAGCAAGTGatcctgtccccagggccctACATGGGGCTCACCTTCAGGTCTGACTTCTCCAACGAGGAACGCTTCACTGGCTTTGATGCCCATTACACCGCTGTGG ATGTGGATGAGTGCCAGGAGAAGAGTGATGAGGAGCTGGCTTGTGACCACTACTGCCACAACTACATCGGCGGGTACTACTGCTCCTGCAGGTTTGGCTACATCCTCCACTCCGACAACAGGACCTGCAAAG TGGAGTGCAGTGACAACCTCTACACCCAGAGGAGCGGGGTGATCACCAGTGCCGACTTCCCCAGCCCCTACCCCAAGAGCTCGGACTGCCTGTACCGGATCGAGCTGGAGGAGGGTTTCTTCATCACCCTGAATTTTGAGGACAGCTTTGATGTGGAAGACCACCCTGAGGTGACCTGTCCATATGACCACATCAAG ATCAAAGCAGGCCAAAAGGAGTTTGGACCTTTTTGTGGAGAAAAGTCCCCAGGACGCATTGAAACCCAAACCAACAGCGTGCAGATCCGCTTCCACAGTGACAACTCCGGGGAGAACAGGGGCTGGAAGTTGTCATACACAGCAATTG GAAACCCGTGCCCACTGGTGCAACCACCAATCAATGGGAAAATTGAGCCTTCTCAAGCCAAGTACACCTTCAAAGACCAGGTTGTCATCAGCTGCAACACTGGATACAAAGTGCTGAAG GATAATGTGGAAAGTGACTCCTTCCAGATCGAGTGTCTGAAGGATGGCACATGGAGTAACAAGATCCCTATCTGCAAAA TTGCTGACTGCAAAGCGCCACCGGAGCTGGAGCACGGCTTTGTCACCTTCTCCACCAGGAACAACCTGACCACCTACCAAGCAGCCATCCAGTACCACTGCCAGCACCCCTACTACCACATGGCCCCCAACAGCACCG CCACCTACACGTGCGATGCATTGGGGCAGTGGAGGAGTGAGGAGCTGGGGACCAAGCTGCCATCCTGCCGACCAG TGTGTGGCCGGCCAGCTCGTCCTCTGCCTGGCATCATCAAGCGCATCATCGGCGGGCGGAACGCAGAGCCCGGCTTCTTCCCCTGGCAGGCCCTGATTGTGGTGGAGGACATGTCCCGGGTGCCCAATGACAAATGGTTCGGCAGCGGGGCCCTGCTCTCAGAGTCCTGGGTGCTGACGGCTGCCCATGTGCTCCGGTCCCAGCGGCGGGACAAGACCGTCATCCCCGTCTCCAAGGAGCACGTCACCATCTATCTGGCCCTTCATGATGTGAGGAACAAGATGGAAGCAGTCAACAGGACAGTGGAGAGGATCATCCTCCATGAGGAGTTTGACATCCAGAACTACAACCATGACATCGCACTGGTcaagctgaaggagaaggtgacCATGGGGAAGTATGTCATGCCTGTCTGCCTGCCCCAGTTTGAGCACGAGTTGGAGGGGCCTCACCCCAACACACTGGGGCTGGTGGCTGGCTGGGGGATCTCCAACCCCAATATCACGGTGGATGAGATCATCAGCTCAGGCATGAGGACCCTGTCTGACATCCTGCAGTACGTCAAACTGCCCGTGGTGCTGCACGCCGAGTGCAAGACCAGCTACGAGTCGCGCTCAGGCAACTACAGCGTGACCGAGAACATGTTCTGCGCCGGCTACTACGAGGGGGGGAAGGACACTTGTCTGGGAGACAGCGGGGGAGCCTTCGTCATCCAGGACCCAGGAACGCGGAGGTGGGTGGCCCAAGGGCTGGTCTCATGGGGTGGCCCGGAGGAGTGCGGCAGCAAGCAGGTGTACGGTGTGTACACCAAGGTCTCAAACTACGTGGACTGGGTGGAGCAGAAAACGGGCTCCTCAGAGAGATGGACATTTCTGGACCCAGAGCTGGAGAGATGA
- the MASP1 gene encoding mannan-binding lectin serine protease 1 isoform X2 produces MRYPLAWPFCALLLCVADAVELTDMFGEIQSPNFPDSYPSDSEMTWNISVPDGFKIKLYFMHFDLESSYLCEYDYVKIETEDQELATFCGRETTDTEQAPGQQVILSPGPYMGLTFRSDFSNEERFTGFDAHYTAVDVDECQEKSDEELACDHYCHNYIGGYYCSCRFGYILHSDNRTCKVECSDNLYTQRSGVITSADFPSPYPKSSDCLYRIELEEGFFITLNFEDSFDVEDHPEVTCPYDHIKIKAGQKEFGPFCGEKSPGRIETQTNSVQIRFHSDNSGENRGWKLSYTAIGNPCPLVQPPINGKIEPSQAKYTFKDQVVISCNTGYKVLKDNVESDSFQIECLKDGTWSNKIPICKTADRADNQTEGRAGSEQVAA; encoded by the exons GTACCCCCTGGCCTGGCCCTTCTGTGCCTTGCTGCTCTGCGTGGCAGATGCCGTGGAGCTGACAGACATGTTTGGGGAGATCCAGTCTCCCAACTTCCCTGACTCCTATCCCAGTGACTCGGAAATGACGTGGAATATCTCTGTGCCTGATGGATTTAAAATCAAGCTGTACTTCATGCATTTTGACTTGGAGTCATCCTACCTCTGTGAATACGACTACGTGAAG ATTGAAACTGAGGACCAGGAGCTGGCAACCTTCTGTGGCAGGGAGACAACGGACACAGAGCAGGCTCCAGGACAGCAAGTGatcctgtccccagggccctACATGGGGCTCACCTTCAGGTCTGACTTCTCCAACGAGGAACGCTTCACTGGCTTTGATGCCCATTACACCGCTGTGG ATGTGGATGAGTGCCAGGAGAAGAGTGATGAGGAGCTGGCTTGTGACCACTACTGCCACAACTACATCGGCGGGTACTACTGCTCCTGCAGGTTTGGCTACATCCTCCACTCCGACAACAGGACCTGCAAAG TGGAGTGCAGTGACAACCTCTACACCCAGAGGAGCGGGGTGATCACCAGTGCCGACTTCCCCAGCCCCTACCCCAAGAGCTCGGACTGCCTGTACCGGATCGAGCTGGAGGAGGGTTTCTTCATCACCCTGAATTTTGAGGACAGCTTTGATGTGGAAGACCACCCTGAGGTGACCTGTCCATATGACCACATCAAG ATCAAAGCAGGCCAAAAGGAGTTTGGACCTTTTTGTGGAGAAAAGTCCCCAGGACGCATTGAAACCCAAACCAACAGCGTGCAGATCCGCTTCCACAGTGACAACTCCGGGGAGAACAGGGGCTGGAAGTTGTCATACACAGCAATTG GAAACCCGTGCCCACTGGTGCAACCACCAATCAATGGGAAAATTGAGCCTTCTCAAGCCAAGTACACCTTCAAAGACCAGGTTGTCATCAGCTGCAACACTGGATACAAAGTGCTGAAG GATAATGTGGAAAGTGACTCCTTCCAGATCGAGTGTCTGAAGGATGGCACATGGAGTAACAAGATCCCTATCTGCAAAA CTGCAGATAGAGCCGACAACCAGACAGAGGGAAGAGCCGGCTCGGAGCAAGTGGCCGCGTGA